In one window of Macrobrachium nipponense isolate FS-2020 chromosome 2, ASM1510439v2, whole genome shotgun sequence DNA:
- the LOC135220819 gene encoding uncharacterized protein LOC135220819 has translation MKAPASGCEITKGWVEFMLSDYESRKKPSTSVVVKHHSIRNATKPGESYNAELILLDVEAEVKSKDTENESTAQKEYNLIVKFLVGDALICEIIQRCEYHIKEFKMYSEVVPELNKFQAEHANNEYRLNLPNFIYGKCTDKEYVLVMENVKVLGYETHPKRQGLDFHHAKLAINHVARLHAVSYAYDKSHNLLEKYPCFKFSPVISAFFKPVVWASLSNSITFLKSKKGFEDMVRKLETGKTTLPVKFAALWDDQTRHKFLCLTHGDFWISNLMFKHKEAEVDGEKTIESLKLIDWQISQWNNPVFDLHYLLNTSTSFEMRRDHIEEILRHYHSTFTEITTKLGTPVPNWNYEQFKAEYERTALVGFLMGMCLIQGTLSKAGEAINTSSSSTCQNCRCCRPCKVVIDKVKAGMAKVAVSIAFKHSSVVFIRAAMKRVLRPIAQELVEGNNEVLNGRLLDLLMEADEKGILDVLTL, from the coding sequence CAACTAAACCCGGAGAAAGTTATAATGCTGAGCTGATCCTCTTGGATGTCGAAGCTGAGGTAAAGAGCAAAGATACAGAAAATGAAAGCACAGCACAAAAGGAATACAATCTGATTGTGAAATTTTTGGTAGGTGATGCCCTTATTTGTGAAATTATACAGCGTTGTGAGTATCACATCAAAGAGTTCAAGATGTATTCTGAAGTGGTGCCCGAGTTAAATAAATTTCAAGCAGAGCATGCTAATAATGAATATAGGTTGAACCTGCCGAATTTTATTTATGGAAAGTGTACAGATAAGGAGTATGTTCTTGTTATGGAAAATGTTAAGGTTCTTGGATATGAAACCCATCCCAAAAGGCAGGGGCTAGATTTCCATCATGCAAAGTTAGCAATTAATCATGTGGCAAGATTACATGCTGTTTCATATGCTTATGATAAATCGCACAACCTGCTAGAAAAGTACCCTTGCTTTAAGTTTAGTCCTGTCATCAGTGCATTCTTCAAACCTGTCGTATGGGCTTCTTTATCTAATTCCATTACtttcttaaaaagtaaaaaaggctTTGAAGACATGGTTCGGAAATTAGAGACCGGCAAAACAACTCTTCCAGTAAAGTTTGCTGCACTATGGGATGATCAAACTAGACATAAATTTCTATGTCTTACACATGGAGATTTTTGGATTAGCAATCTTATGTTCAAGCACAAAGAAGCTGAAGTTGATGGGGAGAAAACAATTGAATCATTAAAGCTAATTGACTGGCAGATATCTCAGTGGAATAACCCAGTCTTTGATCTTCACTATCTTTTGAACACTTCAACATCATTTGAGATGAGAAGAGACCATATTGAGGAGATTTTGAGGCATTATCACTCCACTTTTACTGAAATCACCACAAAATTGGGAACACCTGTTCCCAACTGGAATTATGAACAATTTAAGGCAGAGTATGAGAGGACTGCTCTTGTTGGGTTTCTCATGGGAATGTGCCTTATTCAAGGAACACTGAGTAAAGCTGGAGAGGCAATTAACACTTCTTCTAGCTCAACCTGTCAGAATTGTCGTTGTTGTCGTCCATGCAAGGTAGTCATTGACAAAGTGAAAGCTGGTATGGCAAAAGTGGCTGTATCAATTGCTTTTAAGCACTCATCTGTTGTTTTCATACGTGCTGCTATGAAAAGGGTGCTGAGACCTATTGCACAGGAACTTGTGGAAGGTAACAATGAAGTTTTAAATGGAAGACTTTTAGATCTCCTCATGGAAGCAGatgaaaaagggattttggaTGTGCTTACACTTTAA